A genomic window from Camelina sativa cultivar DH55 chromosome 2, Cs, whole genome shotgun sequence includes:
- the LOC104737556 gene encoding probable aspartyl aminopeptidase has protein sequence MDNSSLVSDFLSFLNASPTAFHAVDESKKRLVKAGYEQVSERDDWKLEAGKKYFFTRNYSTIVAFAIGHKYVAGNGFHIIGAHTDSPCLKLKPVSKITKGGFLEVGVQTYGGGLWYTWFDRDLTVAGRVVLKEEKAGGSVSYSHRLVRIEDPIMRIPTLAIHLDRNVNSEGFKPNTQTHLVPLIATAIKAELNKMPAEDTELDGGNKCTQKSKHHPLLMEIIANALGCKPEEICDFELQACDTQPSILAGAAKEFIFSGRLDNLCMSYCSLKALIDATTSESDLEEESGIRMVALFDHEEVGSNSAQGAGSPVMIDAMSHITSCFSSDTKVLKKAIQKSLLVSADMAHALHPNFMDKHDENHQPKMHGGLVIKHNANQRYATNALTSFIFREIAEKHNLPVQDFVVRNDMACGSTIGPILASSVGIRTVDVGAPQLSMHSIREMCAADDVKHSYDHFKAFFQEFTHLDAKLTVDV, from the exons ATGGATAACAGTTCCCTCGTATCTGATTTCCTCTCCTTTCTCAACGCTTCTCCCACAGCTTTTCATGCCGTCG ACGAGTCAAAGAAGCGGCTTGTAAAAGCTGGGTATGAGCAAGTTTCTGAGAGAGATGATTGGAAACTCGAGGCCGGCAAAAAATACTTCTTCACCAGAAACTACTCCACTATTGTTGCTTTTGCCATTGGTCATAA ATACGTAGCTGGTAACGGGTTCCATATCATAGGAGCTCACACTGATAGCCCTTGCCTCAAATTGAAGCCTGTATCAAAG ATAACTAAAGGTGGATTCTTGGAGGTTGGTGTTCAAACATATGGAGGTGGCCTGTGGTATACCTGGTTTGATCGTGACTTGACTGTTGCTGGACGTGTTGTTTTAAAAGAGGAGAAAGCAGGAGGTTCTGTCTCTTATTCTCATCGGCTTGTCAGGATTGAGGATCCTATTATGAGGATTCCTACCTTGGCCATCCACTTGGACAG GAACGTGAACAGTGAAGGTTTTAAGCCAAACACTCAGACACACCTCGTTCCTTTAATAGCAACAGCGATCAAG GCGGAGCTCAATAAAATGCCAGCTGAAGATACTGAACTTGATGGAGGAAATAAGTGTACTCAAAAATCGAAGCATCACCCACTTCTAATGGAG ATTATTGCAAATGCGCTGGGATGTAAACCTGAGGAGATATGCGATTTTGAGCTGCAAGCATGTGACACTCAGCCAAGCATTCTAGCTGGTGCAGcaaaagaatttattttctcGGGAAGACTAGATAATCTCTGTATGTCATATTGCTCTCTGAAG GCACTTATAGATGCAACGACTTCCGAAAGTGACTTAGAGGAAGAAAGCGGAATAAGAATGGTGGCACTATTTGATCATGAAGAAGTTGGTTCCAATTCAGCCCAAGGAGCTGGTTCCCCTGTCATGATTGATGCTATGTCACACATCACAAGTTGCTTCAGTTCTGACACTAAG GTGCTTAAGAAAGCGATTCAAAAAAGTTTGCTAGTATCCGCTGACATGGCACATGCTTTACACCCAAACTTTATG gACAAACACGACGAGAATCATCAGCCGAAGATGCACGGAGGACTTGTCATCAAGCACAATGCAAATCAACGTTACGCAACCAATGCCCTAACTTCCTTTATATTCAGAGAGATAGCAGAGAAGCATAATCTTCCTGTTCAG GATTTTGTGGTGCGTAATGATATGGCTTGCGGATCTACCATTGGTCCAATACTAGCAAGCAGTGTGGGGATAAGGACTGTTGATGTTGGAGCTCCTCAGCTCTCGATGCATAGCATCCGTGAGATGTGTGCTGCAGATGACGTGAAGCATTCATATGACCACTTTAAAGCTTTCTTCCAAGAGTTCACTCACCTTGACGCCAAACTCACTGTTGACGTTTGA